The DNA region CCTCCAGGTCGGCTTCCAGGGCAGCGACAAGTTCACCGACGCGGCGCTGCAGGCCAAGGGCGTGCACGTCGACGACAAGCTGCGCGTCACGTACTGGATGAGCGACTCGGCGGACGCGCTGACGTCCTGACGCCCCCCCCCGCCACACCTACCAGGACCCACCGGCCGCACACACCCGGCCGGTCCACCCACCACCCAAGAGAAGAAGGCACCCATGCGCACCACCCTCCGCACCCGCACCACCGCCACCACCCTCGCCCTGGCCGCGACCCTCTCCCTGGCCGCCTTCGCGGGCAGCGCGTCCGCGAGCGGCACCGGCGCCGAGGCCACCCCGGTCACCTGCACGGCCGCCCACACCACGGTGACTGTGAAGAAGGTCGACCGCCCCGTCAACCACCTGCTCCTGCGGGCCAAGAACACCGGCACCAAGCCCTGTTACGCCTACCACGCCCCGTACCTGCGCTTCGGCCAGTCGCACGCCGCCACCGCCGTGCTCCGCGAGAGCGTGCCGCAGGCCGTGGTCACCCTGGAGCCGGGCCAGTCGGCGTACGCGGGCATCCGCACGGAGTCCCCCGAGGGCACCGACGGCTTCAGGACCAAGAAGCTCGGGGTCCTGTTCGCCAACCGGGCGATGAACGGCGGCGCCGGCAGCATGACCCACCCGAAGCTGCCCACCGGGGGCGTGTACGTGGACGACTCGGCGTTCGTCACGTACTGGCAGTCCACGGCGTCCGACGCGCTGGCCTGGTAACCCCCGGCCGACGCCGAACGACCGCCCCTCACTTACCTTTTGGTGAGTACCTCACAAAATAGTCGGTACTTGTCGGTCCGTGCGGGCACGGCGAGGATCGAGGTGTTCCTCGGAACGCCTCGAAACGCCGTACCGCCCTCGAAGGAGCCCCGTGCCCGCCACCGACCACACCCCTTCCGACCACCCCGTCTCCGTCCTCGGCCTCGGCCTGATGGGCTCCGCCCTCGCCTCCGCCCTGCTGAAGGCGGGCCACCCCACGACGGTCTGGAACCGTACGGCGGCGAAGACGGGACCGCTCGTCGCGCAGGGCGCGACCCCGGCCGACACCCCTGCGGCCGGGGTCACCGCGAGCCCGCTGGTGATCGTCTGCCTCACGACCAACGACAGCGTGCGCGAACTGCTCGCCCCGCTCACCGCGGAGCTGCGCGGCCGCACCCTGGTGAACCTCACCAACGGAACGCCGTCCCAGGCACGGGAGTTCGCCGCCTGGGCGCAGGAGCACGGCATCGCCTACGTCGACGGCGGCATCATGGCCGTACCGCAGATGATC from Streptomyces flavofungini includes:
- a CDS encoding DUF4232 domain-containing protein: MRTTLRTRTTATTLALAATLSLAAFAGSASASGTGAEATPVTCTAAHTTVTVKKVDRPVNHLLLRAKNTGTKPCYAYHAPYLRFGQSHAATAVLRESVPQAVVTLEPGQSAYAGIRTESPEGTDGFRTKKLGVLFANRAMNGGAGSMTHPKLPTGGVYVDDSAFVTYWQSTASDALAW